From the genome of Notolabrus celidotus isolate fNotCel1 chromosome 5, fNotCel1.pri, whole genome shotgun sequence, one region includes:
- the stt3a gene encoding dolichyl-diphosphooligosaccharide--protein glycosyltransferase subunit STT3A, translating into MTKLGFLRLSYEKQDTLLKLLILSMAGILSFSTRLFSVLRFESVIHEFDPYFNYRTTRFLAEEGFYKFHNWFDDRAWYPLGRIIGGTIYPGLMITSAVLYHVLHFFHITIDIRNVCVFLAPLFSSFTAIVTYHFTKELKDAGAGLLAAAMIAVVPGYISRSVAGSYDNEGIAIFCMLLTYFMWIKAVKTGSVYWASMCALAYFYMVSSWGGYVFLINLIPLHVLVLMLTGRFSHRIYVAYCTVYCLGTILSMQISFVGFQPVQSSEHMAAFGMFGLCQIHAFVDYLRSKLNAQQFEVLFKSVISLVGFILLSVGTVLMLTGKISPWTGRFYSLLDPSYAKNNIPIIASVSEHQPTTWSSYYFDLQLLVFMFPVGLYYCFNNLSDARIFIIMYGVTSMYFSAVMVRLMLVLAPVMCILSGIGVSQVLTTYMKNLDVSRPDKKTKKQQDATYPIKNEVASGMILVMAFFLITYTFHSTWVTSEAYSSPSIVLSARGGDGSRIIFDDFREAYYWLRHNTPEDAKVMSWWDYGYQITAMANRTILVDNNTWNNTHISRVGQAMASTEERAYEIMRELDVSYVLVIFGGLTGYSSDDINKFLWMVRIGGSTDTGKHIKEHDYYTPTGEFRVDREGSPVLLNCLMYKMCYYRFGQVYTEAKRPPGYDRVRNAEIGNKDFELDVLEEAYTTEHWLVRIYKVKDLDNRGLSRT; encoded by the exons ATGACCAAGCTGGGCTTCCTGCGGTTGTCCTATGAGAAACAGGACACACTGCTGAAGTTGCTCATCCTGTCCATGGCCGGTATCCTCT caTTTTCCACCAGACTCTTTTCTGTCTTGAGGTTTGAAAGTGTCATCCATGAGTTTGATCC GTACTTCAACTACCGTACGACCCGCTTCCTggcagaagaaggattttataAGTTTCACAACTGGTTTGATGACAGGGCATGGTATCCTTTGGGGAGGATCATCGGAGGTACCATTTATCCAG gACTGATGATCACCTCTGCCGTTCTGTACCACGTCCTTCATTTTTTCCACATCACCATTGACATCAGAAATGTCTGTGTCTTCTTGGCTCCTTTGTTCTCCTCCTTCACCGCAATCGTCACCTACCATTTCACCAAGGAGCTAAAg gatGCAGGCGCTGGCCTCTTGGCTGCTGCCATGATTGCGGTGGTGCCAGGTTACATCTCTCGATCTGTTGCTGGATCTTACGATAATGAAG GTATCGCCATCTTCTGCATGCTGCTGACTTACTTCATGTGGATCAAGGCGGTAAAAACAGGGTCAGTTTATTGGGCGTCCATGTGCGCACTGGCCTACTTCTACATG GTTTCCTCCTGGGGTGGCTACGTGTTCCTGATCAACCTGATCCCCCTCCACGTGCTGGTTCTGATGCTCACAGGACGATTCTCTCACCGCATCTACGTGGCTTACTGCACAGTCTACTGTCTGGGCACCATCCTCTCCATGCAGATCTCTTTTGTTGGTTTCCAG CCGGTGCAGTCCTCAGAGCACATGGCAGCCTTCGGTATGTTTGGCTTGTGTCAGATTCATGCCTTCGTGGACTACCTGCGCAGCAAACTCAATGCCCAGCAGTTTGAGGTTCTGTTCAAGAGCGTCATTTCTTTGGTGGGCTTCATCCTGCTGTCTGTAGGCACTGTTCTCATGCTGACAG GTAAGATCTCTCCTTGGACCGGTCGTTTCTACTCTCTGCTGGATCCCTCCTATGCCAAGAACAATATCCCAATCATCGCCTCTGTCTCTGAGCATCAGCCCACTACCTGGTCCTCATACTACTTTGATCTGCAGCTGCTGGTCTTCATGTTTCCAG TTGGTCTTTATTACTGTTTCAACAACCTGTCAGACGCCAGGATCTTCATCATCATGTATGGAGTCACCAGCATGTACTTCTCAGCCGTCATG gTGCGTCTGATGTTGGTTCTGGCTCCCGTTATGTGCATCCTGTCAGGTATCGGTGTGTCTCAGGTGTTAACCACGTACATGAAGAATTTGGACGTCAGTCGGCCAGACAAGAAGACCAAGAAGCAGCAGGACGCCACCTACCCCATCAAGAACGAG GTTGCCAGTGGGATGATCCTGGTCATGGCCTTCTTCCTCATCACATACACCTTCCACTCCACCTGGGTGACAAGTGAAGCTTACTCCTCTCCCTCCATTGTCCTATCTGCCCGTGGGGGTGACGGCAGCCGCATCATCTTTGATGACTTCAGAGAGGCTTACTACTGGCTCCGCCACAACACACCTGAG gatGCTAAAGTCATGTCGTGGTGGGATTACGGCTATCAGATAACAGCTATGGCGAATCGAACAATTTTAGTGGACAACAACACGtggaacaacacacacatctcgAGAGTTGGTCAG GCGATGGCGTCCACAGAGGAGCGTGCCTACGAGATCATGAGGGAGCTGGACGTCAGTTATGTCCTGGTTATCTTTGGAGGGCTCACAGGATATTCTTCTGATG ACATCAATAAGTTCCTGTGGATGGTCCGTATTGGTGGAAGCACAGACACAGGCAAACACATCAAGGAGCACGACTACTACACTCCCACAGGAGAGTTCAGAGTGGACCGCGAGGGATCCCCGGTCCTGCTCAACTGCCTCATGTACAAGATGTGCTACTACCGCTTCGGACAGGTCTACACAGAGGCCA AGCGCCCTCCTGGTTACGACAGAGTGAGGAACGCTGAGATTGGAAACAAAGACTTTGAGCTGGATGTGTTGGAGGAGGCCTACACGACAGAGCACTGGCTCGTTAGGATATACAAG GTTAAAGATCTGGACAACCGGGGTCTTTCAAGGACATAA